Genomic window (Streptomyces cadmiisoli):
GGACCCGGTCGCGCAGCCCCCGCATACGGGACATGGCTGCCAGGGAGTTGGTGCCGGCGGCGTGGATGATCACGCCGGCCGCGAGGAACAGCAGCGCCTTGAAGGCGCCGTGCGACAGGAGGTGGAAGACGGCGGCCCCGCGGTCCGCGACGGCGAGGGCACCGGTCATGTAGCCGAGTTGGCCGATCGTCGAGTAGGCCAGGACGCGTTTGATGTCGTCCTGGGCGAGTGCGGCGAGCCCCGAGCCGGCCATGGTGACGGCGGCCATGACGGCGAGCACCACCATCGCGGCCTGCGAGGCCTCGAACAGCGGAAGGAGACGGGCGACGAAGTAGACACCGGCGGCGACCATCGTCGCCGCGTGGATCAGCGCGGAGACGGGTGTGGGGCCGGCCATCGCGTCGGGAAGCCAGGTGTGCAGCGGGAACTGCGCCGACTTGCCCGCCACCCCGGCCAGGAGCAGCAGGGCGATCAGTGTCGGATGGTCGAGTCCGCCGTTCGCGACGGTGGCGAGGATGCGCGTGATGCCGAACGACCCGGCGTCGACGGCCAGCGCGAACAGGCCGATCAGGAAGGGGACGTCACCGAGCTTGGTCACCAGGAACGCCTTGAGGGAGGCCGCCCGGGCCTCCGGGGTCTCCCAGTAGTGGCCGACCAGGAAGTAGGAGCAGATGCCCATGACTTCCCAGCCGACCAGCAGCACCATCAGGTCGCCCGAGTAGACGACGAGGAGCATGGCGGAGGTGAACAGGGAGACGAGCGCGGCGTACGAGGGGTAGCGCGGGTCTTCGCGCAGGTAGCCGGTCGAGTAGATCTGCACACACGTCGCCACGAACGCGACCAGCACGGCGACGAGGGCGGCGAAGCCGTCGATGTACAGGGCCAGTTCGACCGGGACCGAGCCGGTCGGGGTGAGTTCACTGGCCGCGGTGACGGGCTCGTCGCCGCTCTGGCGCACGGCGACCAGCACGGCGAGCACGAGTGTGGCGAGCGTCGGCAGGACGGCGAGCGGGCGGACGAATCCGGGAGCCGTACGGCCCAGCAGCAGACCCGCGCCGGCACCGAGGAACGGAAGGAGGGGGACGAGGACGGCGAGGGTGGTCGTGGTCACGCGGTGGCCTCAGCCTTCTCGGCGGCCGACCCGGCTGTGGCGGCGTCGTCGGATGCGTCGGCCCCGTGGCCTTCGGCCGTGTCGCGGAGCTTGTCGATGTCCGAGGTACCGCGGTTGCGATGGACGGCGAGGACGATCGCCAGGCCGATGCCGATCTCGGCGGCCGCGATGGCGATGGTGAACAGGGTCAGCGCCTGACCGGAGTGCAGGGTCTCCTCGGCGGTCCTGCTGAGCCAGACGTCGAAGGCGACCAGGTTGAGGTTGACGGCGTTCAGCATCAGCTCGACCGACATCAGGACCAGGATCGCGTTGCGGCGGGCGAGCACGCCGTACAGGCCGGTGCAGAACAGGAGGGCGGACAGAACGGCGGGGTAGGCGAGGTGCATCAGCTGACACCGTCCTTGTCACTGGCCTTGCCGGCCTTGCCGTCCCGGGTGCTCGGCGCGGCCGGGACGCTCGCGGGGCCGGACGCGGCCGCCTTCGCCTTGCGGGACAGCACGATCGCGCCGACCAGGGCGGCGAGGAGGAGGACCGAAAGGGCTTCGAAGGGGAGCACCCAGTTCTGGAACAGGGCCTTGCCGGTCACCTCGGTGGAGCCCGCGGGGGCGCCGTCCAGGTCGATCCAGGTCGTGCGGAAGGCGTCGACGACCACCCAGATCAGGGTGCCGGCGGAGGCCGCCGCCACCGTGAGAGCCGCCCAGCGGTTGCCGGAGTCCGCGTCCGGGGAGCGGCCGATGGGGGCCCGGGTCAGCATCAGACCGAACAGCAGGAGGACGACGACGGAACCGACGTAGATGAGGACCTGCACCCAGGCGATGAACTCGGCGGTGAGCAGGAGGTACTCGACGGCGAGCCCGCCGAGGGCCACCACCAGCCACAGGGCGGCGTGCACGAGTTTGCGGGTGGTGACGGTGACGATCGCGGCGCCGAAGGTGACCAGGCCGACAAGGAGGAAGGCGATCTCGACGCCGGTCGGGGAGAGGAAGCCGTGCGCTTCCGCTGCGGCGCCGGTCACCGTGGTGTGCGCCGTCACGGCGGCTGCGGCGAGGGTCACGACTGCCCTCCCTGCGGATCGGTGGGCCCGGTCGGCTCCGTGGGTCCGGTCGGTCCGGTCGTTCCGGTCGGTCGGGTCGGCTCCGTGGGTCCGGTCGGTCCGGCAGGCTTCGTGGGCTCGGTCGGTCCCGTCTGCCCGGTCGACTCCGTGGCCTCGGTCGTTCCGGTCGTTCCGGTCGGTCGGGTCGGCTCCGTGGGCTCGGCGAGCGTGGCCGCGAGCTTCTCCGCCGTCTTGCGTGCGGCGGCGATCTCCTTCGGCTCCTCCGCGCCCGGGTCGAGGGCCGGCGGGGCCGGGACCGTCCACATCCACTCGCGGAGCTTGTCGCGCTCGTGGGTGAGTTCACGGATGTCGGTCTCGGCGTACTCGAACTCCGGGGACCAGAACAGGGCGTCGAAAGGACAGACCTCGATGCAGATACCGCAGTACATGCACAGCGAGAAGTCGATGGCGAACCGGTCGAGGACGTTGCGGCTGCGCTCACGGCCACCGGGGGTCGCCGCGGGGACCGTCTCCTTGTGGGAGTCGATGTAGATGCACCAGTCGGGGCACTCACGGGCGCAGAGCATGCAGACCGTGCAGTTCTCCTCGAACAGGCCGATCACGCCGCGAGTGCGGGGCGGCAGGTCCGGCAGGACGTCGGGGTACTGCTCGGTGACCGTCTTCTTCGTCATCGTGCGGAGGGTGACGGCCAGGCCCTTGGCGAGGCCGGAGCCGGGAATGGGAGCCATGGTTAGGAGATCACCACCTTGACGATGCCGGTGAGGGCGATCTGGGCGAGGGACAGGGGAACGAGGAGGGTCCAGGAGAACTTCTGGAGCTGGTCCTCACGCAGCCGGGGGTAGGTGACGCGCAGCCAGATCACGATGAACGCGAGCACGGCCGTCTTCAGCAGCGTCCAGACCCAGCCGAGGCCGTCGGCGCCCCACGGGCCGTGCCAGCCGCCCAGGAACAGCACGGTGGTCAGGCCGCACAGGACGACGATTCCGGCGTACTCGGCGAGGAGGAAGAGAGCGAAACGCAGCCCGGTGTACTCGGTGTAGGCGCCGAAGATGATCTCCGAGTCGGCGACGGGCATGTCGAACGGCGGGCGCTGGAGTTCGGCCAGCCCCGCCACGAAGAACACGATCGCGCCGACGATCTGCCAGGGCAGCCACCACCACTCGAAGGCGTCCAGGATCCCCGGGAGGGAGACCGTTCCGGCCGCCATGGCGACCGAGGCCGCGGTGAGGAGCATCGGCAACTCGTAGGACAGGAGTTGGGCGGCGGTACGCAGGCCACCCAGCAGGGAGAACTTGTTCGCGCTGGCCCAGCCGGCCATGAGCGAGCCGAGGACTCCGACGCCCATCACGGCCAGGACGAAGAAGACACCCGCGTCGACGACCTGACCGACCGCGCCCTCGCCGGGGCCGATCGGGATGGCGACCAGCACCAGCAGGTACGGCAGGAGGGCCACGGCGGGAGCGAGCTGGAAGATGCGCCGGTCCGCGCCCGCCGGAACCACGTCCTCCTTCTGCGCGAACTTCACGCCGTCGGCGACGAGCTGGGCCCACCCGTGGAAGCCACCGGCGTACATGGGACCGAGGCGGCCCTGCATGTGCGCCATCACCTTGTGCTCGGTCTGGCCGACGATCAAGGGGAAGGTGAGGAAGACGCCGAAGACGATGAGGAGTCGCAGGGCGACGTCGAGCACGTCGTTCACGTCCGGCCTCCTGCGGGGTCTTCGGGGGTGGTGGGGCCGCTGGGGTCACTGGGGCCGCTGGGGCTGTTGGAGTCGCCGGGGCTGTTGGAGCTGTTGGAGTCGCCGGGGCTCTTGGGGGTGTTCGGGCTGCTGGGCGCGCTGGGGGTCTGTGTCTCGCCGTCCGCCGTGTCATCGGCTTCGGGCTCGGCGCCGGTGGTCGGCTCCGCGCGGGTGGTCGGCTCCGCGCCCGTGGTCGGCTCCGCGCCCGTCGCCGGCTCCGCGCCGCGCCCCTCCCCGGTCTCGGGCTCACCGGATTCCGTGCGTTCCTTCCCGGCTTCCGGCTCACCTGAGTCCGGGCGAGCCGCCTCGGACTCCGGCTGCCCCGCCGGGGCACGGTTGGCCTCAGCCTCCGGCTCCCCCGCCGCCGCACGGTTGGCCCCGGACTCCGGCTCCCCCGCCGCCGCACCGTTGGCCTCAGCCTCCGGCTCCCCCGCCGCCGGGCGGGCGCCCTCAGACTCCGGTGCGATCGGCTCGGCCGGCGTCGCATCCGCGTCGTCAGACCGCCCGGCGTTTTTCTCCGCGGTGGCGCCGGCGTCGCTGTCCTCGGACCGCCCGGCGTCCTTCTTCTCGGGTTCCTCGGGCTGCGCCGCGTCCTTGGTTTTCTGGTCGTCGTCGAACGCAGGGCGGGCGTGGTGCCAGGGCGCGTCGGCGCTGCGAGGCGCGGTGTCCGGTCGCGTCCGCTCGGCGCCCGTCCCCTCCGCCCGCTGCGAAGCCGACCCCCCGCTCGCGCTCCGGGACCGGCGAGGGGCAGCCGCACCCGCCGAAGAACCCGCAGCCGAAGCCGAAGCCGCCGCAGAACCCGCAGCCGAAGCCGGAGCCGCACCCGCCGAAGAACCCGCAGCCGGAGCCGAAGCCGCCGCAGAACCCGGAACCGAAGCCGGACCCGCACCCGCCGAAGAACCCGGAACCGAAGCCGTCTCCGGCCCCTGGCCCTGACCTTGGCCCTCAGCCGACCCCGCAGCGCTCTCCGTACCCGCCGCGCTCTCCGCGCTCTCCGCCCGCTGCGAGGCCGACCCCCCGCTCGCGGTGCGTGCGCGGCGAGGGGTGGTCGGGGGCGCGGTGTCCGCCGGTGCCGGTGTGGGTGCGGCGGTCTGACCGGCGGAGCCCTCCGCGGCCGTGCGGGTGCGCCGTGCCGGGCGTTCGCCCGCCGGGCGGGCCGCGCCGCGGGCCGGACGGGCGGGGGCGGCGGGGAGGGTGCCCTTGAGGGGGCCCCATTCGTTCGGGTCGGGGACACCCGGGGGAAGCATCTGGCGGCGCTTGGGGCCGCCGTGTTCGGACTCGCCCGGTTCCTTCGCGCCCGGCCACGCCTTGGCGACGCGGGCGGCGAGCACGAAGTCCTTGCGCAGGGGGTGCCCTTCGAAGGTCTCCGGCAGGAGGAGGTGGTCCAGGGCCGGGTGGCCCTCGAAGCGGACACCGAACATCTCGTGCGTCTCGCGCTCGTGCCAGGCCGCGCCGGCGTAGACGTCGACGGCGGAGTCGAGGACGGGGGTGTCGTGCGGCACCGTGGTGCGCACCATCAGACGGCGTACCGGGGCGAGCGCGACGACGTGTGCCGAGACCCGGAACCCCGTGCCCGGTTCGTCGACCGCGCTCAGCCAGTCGAAGTAGGTGCAGCCCAGGTCGTCGCGGGCGGTGCGCAGTGCCGCGGTCCAGGACGCCGGGGGCACGTCGACGGTGAGGACCGCGTACGACTCCTCGGCCGTGGCTCCGGCGCCGAAGAGGTCCTCGGCGGGAGCCGGGAGCCAGCCGGTCGTGCCGCTCATCGCGTCTCCCCCGAACTCTCCCCCGAACCGGCGGCCGGCGGCTGCACCAGGCCGCTCTGGAGCGCGGCCGCGGACGGCCGCGTGGTGCCGTAGCGCTCGCCGAGCGACTCGCGGGCGATCTTCTCCTGGAGCTTGAGGATCCCCTGGAGAAGCGCCTCGGGCCGGGGCGGGCAGCCGGGGACATAGACGTCGACGGGGATGATCTGGTCGACGCCCTTGGTGACGGAGTAGGAGTCCCAGTAGGGGCCGCCGCAGTTGGAGCAGGCGCCGAAGGAGATGACGTACTTCGGCTCGGGCATCTGCTCGTACAGGCGTTTGACGGCGGGCGCCATCTTGTCGGTGACGGTGCCGGACACGACCATCAGGTCGGCCTGGCGCGGACCGGGCGCGAACGGGATGACGCCGAGGCGGATGAAGTCGTGGCGGGCCATCGACGCGGCGATGAACTCGATCGCGCAGCACGCGAGCCCGAAGTTGAAGACCCAGAGCGAATAACGGCGGCCCCAGTTCAGGACGACCTTCATGGGCTCGGGGGCCAGGCGTGCGAGGGCGCCGAGCCGCTTCGGCTCCGGCAGCAGGACAGGTGCGGGCTCCGAGGGAGTCACTTCTGGCGTCACGTCCATGCCAGGACACCCTTCTTGTATGCGTACAGCAGTCCCACGGCCAGGAAGCCGAGGAAGATGAACATCTCGACGAGGGTCGCGGCGCCGTAGCCGGGGGCGGCGAAGACCGTGGCCCACGGGAAGAGGAAGATCGAGTCGACGGCGAAGATGACGTAGAGGAAGGCGTACACGTAGTAGCGGACCTGGGTGTGGGCCCAGCCCTCGCCGACGGGGTCGACGCCGCACTCGTACGTCAGGAGCTTCTCGGGGGTGGGCACGACGGGGCGCAGCAGTCGGCCCGCGCCGAACGCGACGGCGACGAACAGCACGCCGATGACGGCGAGGAGTCCGACGACCGAATAAGCCTCGAAGTAGTCCGCCGCGACGATTGCGGTCGGTTCGACGGTCGGTTCCCGCACGTCCGTCCCTCGCTCCCCTGACCTCGACCCGATGACCTGGTGACCCCGCGACCTCGCGACCCCACGAGACCCCCGCGGCCCACGAGACCGTTCTGCAACGGACCCACGGGACCGTGATCCCGCGGCCCGCGAGACCGTGATCCTGTGACGTTCGTGAACGCCGGTGTTCGACGATCTGTACGCAACGTGAGTCTAGGGCCTGTTAAAGCGCCGGTAAGCAGCCCATCACGCCTTGGCGGGCCGGGGTGGGGTTTTCCTCAGCAGAAGCGGGCGGTCCACCTCATGGCGTGGCCGTACGCCGCCGGGCACGCTAGCCCATGTGACCGACAAAATCCCGGGCCCGGAGCTCCCCGACCGCGACGACCACCGCCTGCCGCCGCCCCGCTTCGCCTATGACGGGCGCACGTGGAAGGAGATCGCGCATCTCCTGGCGAACCTGCCGATGGCGCTGCTGGGCTTCGTCTATGTGGTGACGGTGCTGTTCACCAGCGCTTTCCTGACCGTCACGGTGATCGGTTTCCCGCTGCTCGCCGCGGGCCTGATGGGGTCGCGGCAGCTGGGCAAGCTGGAGCGGGCGCGGGCCAGGAAGCTGCTCGCGGTGCGGGTGGACGAGCCGAGTCCGCTGCCGCTGCGCGGCCCCGGGGGGTTCTTCCCGCAGCTGTGGATGATGCTGAAGGACCCGGTGGGCTGGCGGACCATCCTGTACGACTTCATCCGGCTGCCCTGGGGCGTGCTCACCTTCGCCGTCACGCTGACGTCGCTGTTCGTGCTGTGGCCGGTGCTGCCGTTCATCGCCCGGGGGCTGGCCAACGCGGACCGGGCGATGGTGCGCGGGCTGCTGTCGCCGTCGGACGAGCTGGAGCGGCGGATCGCCGAGCTGGAGTCGGACCGGGGGGTCGTCGTCGACACGGCCGCGGCCGATCTGCGGCGTATCGAGCGCGACCTGCACGACGGGGCGCAGGCCCGGCTCGTGCACCTGGCCATGGGCCTCGGGCTGGCCAGGGAGAAGCTGTTGGAGGACCCGGACTACGCGGCGGCCATGGTCGAGGAGGCGCACGGCGAGGTGAAGCTGGCGCTCCAGGAGCTGCGCGACCTGGCACGCGGCATCCACCCGGCGGTTCTCACCGACCGCGGCCTGGACGCCGCCCTCTCCGCGGTCGCCTCACGCTGCACGGTGCCGGTGAAGGTGACCGTCGACCTGGAGCGCAGACCGGCCGAGGCCATCGAGGGCATCGCCTACTTCACCGTCTCCGAGCTGCTCCAGAACGTCAGCAAGCACAGCGGGGCGACGTCCGCCTCCGTCGAGGTCTGGCGGACGGAGCAGCGGCTGCTCATACAGGTGGGGGACAACGGCCGCGGCGGCGCCGGCCTCGACGGCGGTACGGGGATGCGGGGGCTCGCCGAGCGGCTGGACGCCGTCGACGGTCTGTTCGTCATCGAGTCGCCGGTGGGCGGGCCGACGCTCGTCACGGCCGAGCTGCCCTGGCGGGACCGGCAGGCGCGGCGCGCGTAGCCGTCGCCGGGGGTCGGACGGCCGGTCGGCGAGGTAGGGAAAACCCCCCGTACGAGACGCCGATTGCCTCCATGGTTCCGGCGCCTCCGGCACAGCACTGTGGAACCGGCACGGGACGACCGGCACGAGACGACGGGGAGTGAGTGGGCCGATGGCCACGGAGTACGGACGCGGGCACGAGTACGGGTACGGGTACGGGTACGGCCCGCGCGACGGGCGGTCCGGCCCGGGCACGGGGGCCGGCGTCGAGCGGCGCCACCGGCTGCCGGCCGGGCTGCGGGCGCCGTTCGAGGCACGCAGCTGGCGCGAGTTCGCGTACGTGCTGCTGAGCCTGCCGATCGGCGTGCTGATGTTCACGTACGCCGTGACGATGCTCGCGCTCGGTGCGGGGCTGCTGGTGACGTTTCTCGGCATTCCGGTGCTGGCGGCGGGGCTGGCGGGGTGCCGGGGGCTCGGCGCGCTGGAGCGGGCGCGGGCGCGCGGACTGCTCAGGCTCGAGGTGGCCGAGCCGGAGCCGCTGCGGGTGCGCGGCAGCGGCCTGATGGCGTGGGTGGGCGCCGTGCTGAAAAGCGGTACCTCGTGGCGCCATCTGCTCTACGCGGTGCTGCACTTCCCGTGGGCGGTGTTCTCCTTCGTCGTCGCGGTGAACTTCTGGGCGTACGGATGGGCGCTGCTGACGTACCCCCTGTGGTTCTGGCTGTTCCCGGTGTACGGCGGGCAGGACGGGCTCCAGCTGTACGGCGACGAGACGCACCGCATCTCCCTCGACAACCCGTTCGAGATCACGGTCACGGCGTTGGTCGGCCTGCTGTTCACGCTGGCCACGCCGTGGATCGTGCGGGCGCTGACCCTGGTGGACCGGCTGCTGGTGCACGGGCTGCTAGGGCCGTCCCGGCTGGCGACCCGGGTGGTGGAGCTGGAGTCGGACCGGGGGGTCGTCGTCGACACCGCCGCGGCCGACCTGCGGCGCATCGAGCGCGACCTGCACGACGGGGCGCAGGCCCGGCTGGTGGCGCTGGCGATGGATCTGGGCATGGCCCGGGAGAAGCTCGCCGAGGATCCGCGGGCGGCGGCACGGATGGTGGACGAGGCGCACGGCGAGGTGAAGACGGCGCTCCAGGAGCTGCGCGACCTGGCACGCGGCATCCACCCGGCGGTCCTCACCGACCGCGGCCTGGACGCCGCCCTCTCCGCGGTCGCCTCACGCTGCACGGTGCCGGTGCACGTGGAGGTGGACCTGGCGGCCCGGCCGGCGCCGGCGATCGAGGGGATCGCCTACTTCACGGTGTCGGAGCTGCTGCAGAACATCAGCAAGCACGCGCGGGCCGGCTCGGCGACGGTGGACGTGTGGCGCTCCGAGGACCGGCTGATGCTCCAGGTCACGGACGACGGCGTGGGCGGCGCGGACGCCGGTGCGGGCGGCGGCTCCGGGCTGGCCGGACTGGCGGAGCGGCTGGACGCGGTGGACGGGATCCTGGTGGTCGACTCACCGGCGGGCGGCCCCACCAGGATCACCGCGGAACTTCCCTGGCGAGGGTGAACCAACCACCCGGCGCGGCACCCGCGCCTCACCCGCCACTCCCGCCCACTCGCCCCCACGCCCCACGCCCCACCCCCACCCACTCCCACCCCTGACCCCCACCCCACCCCATGCCCGCTCCCCCCGCTCACCCCCGTGCGAGCCGTCCCGCTCCGGTCCGCCTTCCCCTTCCCCCGAAAGCTGGAATGCTTGACTGGTTCGTACGGGCGGATTCGGGCAATGGGGGGCCGAGGATCGTGGAGGACAGGGTGCGGGTGGTCATCGCCGAGGACTCGGTGCTGCTCAGGGAGGGCCTGACCCGGTTGCTGACCGACCGCGGGCACGAGGTCGTCGCCGGGGTCGGGGACGCGGAGGCGTTGATCAAGACCATCACGGAGCTGGACGCCGAAGGGCTCCTGCCCGACGTGGTGGTCGCCGACGTGCGCATGCCGCCGACCCACACCGACGAGGGGGTGCGGGCCGCGGTGCAGCTGCGGAAGGCGTATCCCCGGCTCGGTGTGCTCGTGCTGTCGCAGTACGTGGAGGAGCGCTACGCCACCGAACTGCTGGCCGGTTCCAGCCGGGGCGTCGGCTACCTGCTGAAGGACCGGGTGGCCGAGGTGCGCGAGTTCGTGGACGCGGTGGTGCGGGTGGCCCGCGGGGGCACCGCGCTCGACCCGGAGGTCGTGGCGCAGCTGCTCGGACGCAGCCGGAAGCAGGACGTGCTCGCGGGGCTCACGCCGAGGGAGCGCGAGGTGCTGGGGCTGATGGCGGAGGGGCGGACCAACTCGGCCATCGCCAAGCAGCTGGTCGTCAGCGACGGCGCCGTCGAGAAGCACGTCAGCAACATCTTCCTGAAACTGGGTCTGTCCCCGAGCGAGGGGGATCACCGGCGGGTGCTGGCCGTCCTGACGTACTTGAATTCCTGACCGTCCGCCGGGCGACGCATCCAAGCGGGCACGGACGGCGTCTTCAGCGGTGTTCTTCATGCGAATGTCCGAGGGACAGCGAACCTCGCGGACGTAGGGTTGGTCCTGGGAGGGCCTGCGGGAAGGCCGCCTCCCAGACAGCCGCCTCGAAGGAGGTCCAGTTCAGTGACGAGCCAGGTCAGTAGCCAAGCGGAGCAGGCCGACGGAGCCGTCGTCGGGG
Coding sequences:
- a CDS encoding NADH-quinone oxidoreductase subunit L, translating into MTTTTLAVLVPLLPFLGAGAGLLLGRTAPGFVRPLAVLPTLATLVLAVLVAVRQSGDEPVTAASELTPTGSVPVELALYIDGFAALVAVLVAFVATCVQIYSTGYLREDPRYPSYAALVSLFTSAMLLVVYSGDLMVLLVGWEVMGICSYFLVGHYWETPEARAASLKAFLVTKLGDVPFLIGLFALAVDAGSFGITRILATVANGGLDHPTLIALLLLAGVAGKSAQFPLHTWLPDAMAGPTPVSALIHAATMVAAGVYFVARLLPLFEASQAAMVVLAVMAAVTMAGSGLAALAQDDIKRVLAYSTIGQLGYMTGALAVADRGAAVFHLLSHGAFKALLFLAAGVIIHAAGTNSLAAMSRMRGLRDRVPDAYWTMTVALLALAAIPPFSGFFSKESVLGAAEHVTTGHTEHAPAAAGWLVLVAGLFAALLTAAYAMRLWLLAFRGDGAEAPDHGRQPLTMTVVLWVLAAPSLALGGLAYQSLPGWFDGGELTPTLTTSVLGTGLALVGGIVTYAAWRYTAASAARVPLGAVAAHPEGDAGQVEAETIASHEPVYGDVARAPDPADPGRLLLGPLHRHAAVGFHVDAVYSALFVRPVRAGADLVRFLDREVVDTYVRGAGALPRWLGAAVRRAQTGNVQTYVSALLAGTVVLVVAAVLVATGA
- the nuoK gene encoding NADH-quinone oxidoreductase subunit NuoK; translated protein: MHLAYPAVLSALLFCTGLYGVLARRNAILVLMSVELMLNAVNLNLVAFDVWLSRTAEETLHSGQALTLFTIAIAAAEIGIGLAIVLAVHRNRGTSDIDKLRDTAEGHGADASDDAATAGSAAEKAEATA
- a CDS encoding NADH-quinone oxidoreductase subunit J family protein, which produces MTLAAAAVTAHTTVTGAAAEAHGFLSPTGVEIAFLLVGLVTFGAAIVTVTTRKLVHAALWLVVALGGLAVEYLLLTAEFIAWVQVLIYVGSVVVLLLFGLMLTRAPIGRSPDADSGNRWAALTVAAASAGTLIWVVVDAFRTTWIDLDGAPAGSTEVTGKALFQNWVLPFEALSVLLLAALVGAIVLSRKAKAAASGPASVPAAPSTRDGKAGKASDKDGVS
- a CDS encoding NuoI/complex I 23 kDa subunit family protein; this encodes MAPIPGSGLAKGLAVTLRTMTKKTVTEQYPDVLPDLPPRTRGVIGLFEENCTVCMLCARECPDWCIYIDSHKETVPAATPGGRERSRNVLDRFAIDFSLCMYCGICIEVCPFDALFWSPEFEYAETDIRELTHERDKLREWMWTVPAPPALDPGAEEPKEIAAARKTAEKLAATLAEPTEPTRPTGTTGTTEATESTGQTGPTEPTKPAGPTGPTEPTRPTGTTGPTGPTEPTGPTDPQGGQS
- a CDS encoding complex I subunit 1/NuoH family protein, producing the protein MNDVLDVALRLLIVFGVFLTFPLIVGQTEHKVMAHMQGRLGPMYAGGFHGWAQLVADGVKFAQKEDVVPAGADRRIFQLAPAVALLPYLLVLVAIPIGPGEGAVGQVVDAGVFFVLAVMGVGVLGSLMAGWASANKFSLLGGLRTAAQLLSYELPMLLTAASVAMAAGTVSLPGILDAFEWWWLPWQIVGAIVFFVAGLAELQRPPFDMPVADSEIIFGAYTEYTGLRFALFLLAEYAGIVVLCGLTTVLFLGGWHGPWGADGLGWVWTLLKTAVLAFIVIWLRVTYPRLREDQLQKFSWTLLVPLSLAQIALTGIVKVVIS
- a CDS encoding NADH-quinone oxidoreductase subunit C, with protein sequence MSGTTGWLPAPAEDLFGAGATAEESYAVLTVDVPPASWTAALRTARDDLGCTYFDWLSAVDEPGTGFRVSAHVVALAPVRRLMVRTTVPHDTPVLDSAVDVYAGAAWHERETHEMFGVRFEGHPALDHLLLPETFEGHPLRKDFVLAARVAKAWPGAKEPGESEHGGPKRRQMLPPGVPDPNEWGPLKGTLPAAPARPARGAARPAGERPARRTRTAAEGSAGQTAAPTPAPADTAPPTTPRRARTASGGSASQRAESAESAAGTESAAGSAEGQGQGQGPETASVPGSSAGAGPASVPGSAAASAPAAGSSAGAAPASAAGSAAASASAAGSSAGAAAPRRSRSASGGSASQRAEGTGAERTRPDTAPRSADAPWHHARPAFDDDQKTKDAAQPEEPEKKDAGRSEDSDAGATAEKNAGRSDDADATPAEPIAPESEGARPAAGEPEAEANGAAAGEPESGANRAAAGEPEAEANRAPAGQPESEAARPDSGEPEAGKERTESGEPETGEGRGAEPATGAEPTTGAEPTTRAEPTTGAEPEADDTADGETQTPSAPSSPNTPKSPGDSNSSNSPGDSNSPSGPSDPSGPTTPEDPAGGRT
- a CDS encoding NADH-quinone oxidoreductase subunit B, translating into MDVTPEVTPSEPAPVLLPEPKRLGALARLAPEPMKVVLNWGRRYSLWVFNFGLACCAIEFIAASMARHDFIRLGVIPFAPGPRQADLMVVSGTVTDKMAPAVKRLYEQMPEPKYVISFGACSNCGGPYWDSYSVTKGVDQIIPVDVYVPGCPPRPEALLQGILKLQEKIARESLGERYGTTRPSAAALQSGLVQPPAAGSGESSGETR
- a CDS encoding NADH-quinone oxidoreductase subunit A; translation: MREPTVEPTAIVAADYFEAYSVVGLLAVIGVLFVAVAFGAGRLLRPVVPTPEKLLTYECGVDPVGEGWAHTQVRYYVYAFLYVIFAVDSIFLFPWATVFAAPGYGAATLVEMFIFLGFLAVGLLYAYKKGVLAWT
- a CDS encoding sensor histidine kinase, producing the protein MTDKIPGPELPDRDDHRLPPPRFAYDGRTWKEIAHLLANLPMALLGFVYVVTVLFTSAFLTVTVIGFPLLAAGLMGSRQLGKLERARARKLLAVRVDEPSPLPLRGPGGFFPQLWMMLKDPVGWRTILYDFIRLPWGVLTFAVTLTSLFVLWPVLPFIARGLANADRAMVRGLLSPSDELERRIAELESDRGVVVDTAAADLRRIERDLHDGAQARLVHLAMGLGLAREKLLEDPDYAAAMVEEAHGEVKLALQELRDLARGIHPAVLTDRGLDAALSAVASRCTVPVKVTVDLERRPAEAIEGIAYFTVSELLQNVSKHSGATSASVEVWRTEQRLLIQVGDNGRGGAGLDGGTGMRGLAERLDAVDGLFVIESPVGGPTLVTAELPWRDRQARRA
- a CDS encoding sensor histidine kinase, producing MATEYGRGHEYGYGYGYGPRDGRSGPGTGAGVERRHRLPAGLRAPFEARSWREFAYVLLSLPIGVLMFTYAVTMLALGAGLLVTFLGIPVLAAGLAGCRGLGALERARARGLLRLEVAEPEPLRVRGSGLMAWVGAVLKSGTSWRHLLYAVLHFPWAVFSFVVAVNFWAYGWALLTYPLWFWLFPVYGGQDGLQLYGDETHRISLDNPFEITVTALVGLLFTLATPWIVRALTLVDRLLVHGLLGPSRLATRVVELESDRGVVVDTAAADLRRIERDLHDGAQARLVALAMDLGMAREKLAEDPRAAARMVDEAHGEVKTALQELRDLARGIHPAVLTDRGLDAALSAVASRCTVPVHVEVDLAARPAPAIEGIAYFTVSELLQNISKHARAGSATVDVWRSEDRLMLQVTDDGVGGADAGAGGGSGLAGLAERLDAVDGILVVDSPAGGPTRITAELPWRG
- a CDS encoding response regulator transcription factor, whose translation is MRVVIAEDSVLLREGLTRLLTDRGHEVVAGVGDAEALIKTITELDAEGLLPDVVVADVRMPPTHTDEGVRAAVQLRKAYPRLGVLVLSQYVEERYATELLAGSSRGVGYLLKDRVAEVREFVDAVVRVARGGTALDPEVVAQLLGRSRKQDVLAGLTPREREVLGLMAEGRTNSAIAKQLVVSDGAVEKHVSNIFLKLGLSPSEGDHRRVLAVLTYLNS